The following are encoded together in the Ovis aries strain OAR_USU_Benz2616 breed Rambouillet chromosome 15, ARS-UI_Ramb_v3.0, whole genome shotgun sequence genome:
- the LOC101111902 gene encoding olfactory receptor 51I2-like yields MFPSWSFANISFFQPSAFLMIGIPGLEVIHGWISIPFSSMYTAALTGNCLILLAVRRTPSLHQPMYYFLSMLALTDVGLTLAAMPTTLAVLWFDHRLIGFNACLVQMFFLHFFSVVESSVLLAMSFDRFVAISNPLRYASVLTNTVIIRIGLAVVARATVSLFPGPFLLKRLNFCPGKILLSHSFCFHADVMKRACADITVNIIYGLYVVLSTVGFDSLLIVLSYTLILHTVMSLASPRERIRALNTCVSHILAVLVFFIPVIGVSMIHRFGRHLPPIVHALVAYVYLVVPPVLNPIIYSVKSKPIREAMLKVLREKRKG; encoded by the coding sequence ATGTTCCCTTCCTGGTCCTTTGCCAACATCTCCTTCTTCCAGCCTTCTGCTTTCCTGATGATTGGCATCCCAGGCCTGGAGGTCATTCATGGCTGGatctccatccccttctcctccatgtACACTGCGGCCCTCACTGGAAACTGCCTGATCCTCTTGGCTGTGAGAAGGACCCCCAGCCTGCACCAGCCCATGTACTACTTCCTGTCCATGCTGGCCCTCACCGACGTGGGCCTCACCTTGGCCGCAATGCCCACCACGCTGGCTGTGCTCTGGTTTGACCATCGGCTCATCGGCTTCAACGCCTGTCTGGTCCAGATGTTCTTCCTCCACTTCTTCTCCGTGGTGGAGTCCTCGGTGCTCCTGGCCATGTCGTTTGACCGCTTTGTGGCCATCTCCAACCCCCTGCGCTATGCCTCTGTCCTCACGAACACTGTCATCATCAGGATTGGGCTGGCCGTTGTGGCCCGAGCCACTGTGTCCCTCTTCCCAGGGCCCTTCTTACTAAAGAGACTGAACTTTTGCCCTGGCAAGATCCTCCTGTCCCACTCATTCTGTTTCCATGCAGATGTCATGAAACGAGCCTGTGCTGACATTACTGTCAATATCATTTATGGGCTGTATGTGGTTCTGTCCACAGTGGGTTTTGACTCCTTGCTTATTGTGCTGTCCTATACCCTTATTCTTCATACAGTGATGAGTCTGGCCTCTCCCAGGGAGCGTATCCGGGCCCTCAACACTTGTGTTTCTCATATTTTAGCTGTTCTGGTTTTCTTCATCCCAGTCATAGGTGTGTCCATGATCCACCGTTTTGGGAGACACCTTCCGCCCATAGTACACGCCCTTGTTGCCTACGTGTACCTGGTGGTGCCCCCTGTGCTCAACCCCATCATCTACAGTGTCAAGTCCAAGCCCATCAGGGAGGCCATGCTTAAGGTGctgagggagaagaggaaaggcTGA